A part of Thermocrinis albus DSM 14484 genomic DNA contains:
- a CDS encoding type II secretion system F family protein — protein MTFLYEGVDQSGNRRRGRISASSKEEAYRTLMEEGIRPIFLKKEGGRSFVSWEDLSLLLLQLSHMLRSGMPLAQAVESLALQEDKLSGPLLQIKESLEKGNAIPEAFASAGVFPSFLIEMLRAAERGENLEKILETAGQFLQRMGQIKAKAIGSLAYPLFVLALSFLSLVVSSQMVVPKIASVLKDMGKDLPLITKMVLLTSTVAFYGLLVFVGVILLFPFWRRWFSEERLGYLLLKLPFLGNFFYLVDVQRFASILAVTLSSGVALPRAVDLSIRTITNPYLKSRLRELPQEISKGKSLGVTLQETEVMPQLFINLVKTGEKSGDLERMLELCADIYQQRIEKLVSLWLRLIEPVAVLIMGVVVGLVVMSVLLPLTEVSTGVR, from the coding sequence ATGACCTTCCTTTACGAAGGTGTAGATCAAAGCGGAAACAGAAGGAGAGGTAGAATATCGGCCAGCAGTAAGGAGGAAGCTTACAGAACCCTGATGGAAGAAGGTATAAGACCCATCTTCCTAAAGAAGGAAGGGGGGAGAAGCTTTGTATCGTGGGAGGATCTTTCCTTGCTCCTTCTTCAGCTTTCCCATATGCTACGCTCCGGTATGCCGCTGGCTCAAGCTGTGGAGAGTTTAGCCTTACAGGAAGACAAACTGTCAGGACCTTTACTACAAATAAAGGAGAGTTTAGAAAAAGGTAACGCCATTCCCGAAGCCTTTGCCTCTGCCGGTGTGTTCCCTTCTTTCCTTATAGAGATGCTAAGAGCGGCAGAGAGGGGTGAGAACCTGGAGAAGATTCTGGAAACGGCAGGACAGTTCCTCCAGAGGATGGGACAGATAAAGGCCAAGGCTATAGGTTCTCTGGCCTATCCCCTCTTTGTCCTTGCTCTAAGTTTCCTCAGCCTAGTGGTGAGTAGTCAGATGGTTGTTCCCAAGATAGCCTCTGTACTGAAAGATATGGGAAAGGATCTTCCCCTCATCACCAAGATGGTTTTGCTGACCTCTACAGTGGCTTTCTACGGACTTTTGGTCTTTGTGGGAGTGATTCTTCTCTTTCCCTTCTGGAGAAGGTGGTTTTCGGAAGAGAGGTTAGGCTACCTCCTTCTGAAACTACCCTTTCTAGGCAATTTCTTCTATCTTGTGGATGTTCAAAGGTTTGCCAGTATACTGGCGGTAACGCTAAGTTCCGGTGTAGCCTTACCACGTGCTGTAGATCTCAGTATCAGAACCATTACTAACCCTTATCTTAAAAGTAGATTGAGAGAACTTCCCCAGGAGATCTCCAAGGGAAAGAGCTTGGGAGTTACCCTACAGGAGACGGAAGTTATGCCCCAACTTTTCATTAACCTGGTAAAGACAGGCGAAAAGAGTGGTGATCTGGAGAGGATGTTGGAACTCTGTGCCGACATATACCAACAGAGGATAGAGAAGTTGGTAAGCTTGTGGCTAAGACTTATAGAACCGGTAGCTGTCTTAATTATGGGAGTAGTGGTGGGTCTTGTGGTGATGAGTGTTCTTCTACCTCTCACGGAAGTGTCCACTGGGGTGAGATAG
- the ribH gene encoding 6,7-dimethyl-8-ribityllumazine synthase: MRKYEGLLVADGLTFGIVASRFNHLLVDRLVEGALDCIQRHGGSTERVLLVRVPGSWEIPLVAKELLLKEEVDAVIALGVIIRGQTPHFEYVASEVAKGLAQVSLELRKPVTFGIITADNLEQAIERAGTKQGNKGWEAALSAIEMANLMKQIR; encoded by the coding sequence ATGAGGAAGTATGAAGGTCTTTTGGTAGCGGACGGTCTCACTTTCGGGATAGTGGCAAGCAGATTCAACCACCTGTTGGTGGACAGATTGGTGGAAGGTGCTCTGGATTGTATACAGAGACACGGTGGTTCCACCGAAAGGGTGCTGTTGGTGAGGGTGCCTGGTTCTTGGGAGATACCTCTGGTAGCCAAAGAACTCCTACTGAAGGAAGAAGTAGATGCGGTGATAGCTTTAGGTGTCATCATAAGAGGACAGACACCCCACTTTGAGTACGTGGCATCCGAGGTGGCGAAAGGACTTGCACAGGTGAGTCTGGAGCTGCGAAAACCTGTCACTTTTGGCATAATAACCGCTGACAATCTAGAACAGGCTATAGAGAGAGCGGGAACAAAGCAAGGAAACAAAGGGTGGGAAGCAGCCCTCTCCGCCATAGAGATGGCCAACTTGATGAAACAGATACGATGA
- the gspD gene encoding type II secretion system secretin GspD has product MRILLTAFFMFLSLAAALPKKSGTVVLNFQNADIPSVVRFMSELTGKKIILDPEVKGSITLSSSKPVSIQEAWELFSIALGMQGYGVVEKKGFVQILPLQKAITFAPIREKPSPSGFSLYIYKAENTQASQLQQAVQPFLSQYGRLAVHNQSNSLIVGDIPPSLERIKKILKELDKSAHTELRVYSLEKARADSIVQSLQPLLQAYTQEGKHVFVTANRDTNTVIVLAEKSLQEGLGRLIKELDEKAEFSEERSFHVIPLRFVSAEEVYKSLSSLLGGFRTLSPTPPPPSPSLQPTPSLRGEEIPLRREQPQRPQETVPPAIQTREGLRIGYDRGTNSLLVYATPKELENLQKLIKKLDVRRKQVLIAASVVEMSTTKALDLGVRWQILGTQGGGAFGGSTLQDLSSALLSGNFVLGLLSSSGRSITVGGTNLFFPDLVLLFSLLEKGTGFNLLSNPKLLTLDNQPAEIKVGQVVPFASGVKFDINGQPVITYDYKEVGLDLRITPSVSEKNLRLSISLQVQEIIDFLRPQIGTLSYAVPVTSNRQVNSEVVVENGQTIIIGGLINTRALRSTEGVPGLQDVPVLGWLFKRKTTQEDKVSLFIFITPYVIESPEELSRITQEHQKLADELRKAMEKR; this is encoded by the coding sequence ATGAGGATTTTACTTACAGCTTTCTTTATGTTTCTGTCTTTGGCAGCGGCGTTACCCAAAAAGTCTGGGACGGTGGTTCTCAACTTCCAGAATGCGGACATACCCTCCGTGGTGCGCTTCATGTCAGAGCTCACTGGTAAGAAGATCATTCTGGATCCTGAGGTAAAGGGTAGTATAACACTGAGTAGTTCAAAACCTGTCAGTATTCAAGAAGCGTGGGAACTTTTCTCCATAGCCTTAGGAATGCAAGGTTACGGTGTGGTAGAGAAAAAGGGTTTCGTACAGATACTACCTCTTCAGAAAGCCATAACCTTTGCCCCCATCAGAGAAAAACCCTCCCCTTCTGGGTTCAGTCTTTACATATACAAGGCGGAGAACACTCAAGCTTCTCAGTTACAACAGGCAGTGCAGCCTTTTCTTTCCCAATACGGAAGGTTGGCGGTACATAACCAGAGTAACAGCCTGATAGTGGGAGACATACCACCCAGTCTGGAGAGGATAAAAAAAATCCTCAAGGAGCTGGACAAATCAGCTCACACGGAGCTTAGAGTTTATTCCTTGGAGAAAGCCAGAGCGGACAGTATTGTTCAGAGTTTGCAACCACTGCTGCAAGCCTACACACAGGAAGGAAAACATGTCTTTGTCACTGCCAACAGAGACACCAACACCGTTATAGTTCTGGCAGAAAAATCTCTTCAGGAAGGTCTCGGCAGACTAATAAAAGAACTGGATGAAAAGGCAGAGTTTTCGGAAGAGAGAAGTTTCCACGTGATACCCCTAAGGTTCGTGAGTGCCGAAGAAGTATACAAAAGCTTATCCTCCTTGCTGGGAGGTTTCAGAACCCTTTCTCCTACACCACCCCCACCTTCTCCTTCTCTTCAACCCACTCCCTCCCTGAGGGGTGAAGAGATACCTTTGCGAAGGGAACAACCCCAGAGACCCCAGGAGACGGTGCCTCCGGCTATCCAGACGAGGGAAGGCCTGAGGATAGGTTACGATAGAGGAACTAACTCACTGCTGGTATACGCAACACCCAAAGAGTTGGAAAACCTACAAAAGCTGATAAAAAAGTTGGATGTGAGAAGAAAACAGGTCCTCATTGCCGCCTCTGTGGTGGAGATGAGCACCACCAAAGCTCTTGACTTAGGTGTAAGATGGCAGATTTTGGGTACTCAGGGTGGTGGAGCTTTTGGAGGATCCACTCTACAGGACCTATCCAGTGCGCTACTTTCCGGTAATTTTGTACTGGGGCTTCTCAGCTCCTCGGGAAGAAGTATCACGGTAGGTGGTACAAATCTCTTTTTCCCAGACCTGGTCCTCCTCTTCTCTCTTCTGGAAAAGGGGACAGGCTTTAACCTCCTCTCCAATCCTAAGCTGCTTACCCTAGACAACCAACCTGCGGAGATAAAAGTGGGGCAAGTGGTTCCCTTTGCGTCGGGTGTAAAGTTTGACATAAACGGTCAGCCCGTTATCACCTATGACTACAAAGAGGTGGGTCTTGATCTTAGGATCACTCCCTCTGTGTCTGAGAAAAACCTGCGCCTCTCCATAAGCCTTCAGGTACAGGAGATAATAGACTTCCTGAGACCTCAGATAGGCACTCTCAGTTACGCTGTTCCTGTCACCAGTAACCGTCAGGTGAACTCAGAGGTGGTGGTGGAGAATGGTCAGACCATTATCATAGGAGGGCTCATCAACACGCGTGCTCTCAGAAGTACGGAGGGGGTCCCTGGTCTTCAGGATGTTCCGGTCCTCGGTTGGCTCTTTAAGAGGAAAACTACCCAAGAGGATAAAGTATCTCTCTTTATCTTCATAACACCCTACGTAATAGAGTCTCCAGAGGAGCTGTCTCGTATAACTCAAGAGCATCAGAAACTGGCAGATGAACTAAGAAAGGCTATGGAAAAGCGATGA
- the serS gene encoding serine--tRNA ligase, whose amino-acid sequence MLDVELIRKQPLYVRQKLERRDPQYAQLLDQFLALDTRRRELIKEIEQLRFLRNTKSKQIGELKKKGENTSLLEEEVKELREKIDLMDSELREVERQAQDLLLRIPNLPHDSVPVGEDEKDNVEIKRWGEPPSFTFTPKPHWEIGEYLNILDFERGAKLSGSRFTVLKGWGAKLERALINFMLDLHTSRGYTEVMTPHLVKPEILVGTGQLPKFEEDLYKCERDQLYLIPTAEVTLTNLFREEILREEDLPIYLTAYTPCYRREAGAYGKDVRGIIRQHQFDKVELVKIVKPEDSYKELERLLEDAEEVLRLLQLPYRVVELCTGDLGFSSAKTYDIEVWFPSQGRYREVSSCSNCEDFQARRMNLRYRDANGRLRFVHTLNGSGLAVGRVLAAILENYQREDGSVEVPPVLRDYLGTDIIRRG is encoded by the coding sequence GTGCTGGACGTAGAGCTAATCAGAAAACAGCCTCTTTACGTAAGACAGAAGCTGGAAAGGAGAGATCCTCAGTACGCTCAGCTGTTGGATCAGTTTCTGGCTCTGGACACCAGAAGAAGAGAACTTATAAAGGAGATAGAGCAGCTCAGGTTTCTGAGAAACACCAAGAGCAAGCAGATAGGAGAACTCAAGAAAAAAGGTGAGAACACCAGCCTCCTGGAGGAGGAGGTCAAAGAACTCAGGGAAAAGATAGACCTTATGGACAGTGAGCTCAGGGAGGTAGAGAGGCAGGCCCAGGATCTTCTCTTGCGCATACCTAACCTACCCCACGACAGCGTCCCTGTAGGCGAGGACGAGAAGGACAACGTGGAGATAAAAAGGTGGGGAGAGCCACCCTCTTTCACCTTTACTCCTAAACCTCACTGGGAGATAGGAGAGTATCTGAACATCTTGGATTTTGAGAGGGGTGCCAAACTTTCCGGTAGTCGTTTTACGGTACTGAAAGGGTGGGGCGCTAAGCTGGAAAGAGCCCTCATCAACTTTATGCTGGATCTTCATACCTCCAGAGGTTATACAGAGGTTATGACACCTCACCTCGTCAAACCCGAGATACTGGTGGGTACGGGACAGCTACCCAAGTTTGAGGAAGATCTCTACAAGTGTGAGAGGGATCAGTTGTACCTCATACCTACCGCGGAAGTAACTCTCACTAACCTCTTCAGGGAGGAGATCCTCAGAGAGGAAGATCTACCCATATACCTGACCGCTTACACTCCCTGTTACAGAAGAGAGGCCGGTGCTTACGGTAAGGATGTGAGGGGTATAATAAGACAGCATCAGTTTGACAAAGTGGAGCTGGTGAAGATAGTAAAACCAGAGGATTCCTACAAAGAACTGGAGCGACTGTTGGAGGATGCAGAGGAAGTGCTGCGCCTCTTACAGCTCCCTTACCGAGTGGTGGAGCTGTGCACAGGTGATCTCGGATTCTCTTCCGCCAAAACTTACGATATAGAAGTCTGGTTTCCCTCTCAGGGAAGGTACAGGGAGGTTTCTTCCTGCTCCAACTGTGAGGACTTTCAGGCACGTAGGATGAACCTGCGCTACAGGGATGCAAATGGAAGATTGCGTTTCGTTCACACCTTAAACGGTTCCGGTTTAGCGGTGGGTAGAGTACTGGCGGCTATACTGGAAAACTACCAGAGGGAAGATGGGAGTGTGGAAGTACCCCCTGTCCTGAGGGACTACTTAGGCACAGACATCATAAGGAGAGGCTGA
- the tatA gene encoding twin-arginine translocase TatA/TatE family subunit: MFHMPSLPELLIILLVIFILFGASRLPEAGRALGEGIRNFRKALSGETEEEKKAREVKGEEVKKEEIRQS; encoded by the coding sequence ATGTTTCATATGCCGTCCTTACCTGAGTTGTTAATTATACTACTGGTGATTTTCATCCTCTTTGGCGCATCCCGGCTACCGGAGGCGGGCAGAGCTCTAGGAGAGGGTATAAGGAACTTTAGGAAAGCCCTGTCCGGGGAAACGGAGGAAGAAAAGAAGGCAAGAGAGGTGAAGGGAGAGGAAGTAAAGAAGGAGGAGATCAGGCAAAGCTGA
- the nusB gene encoding transcription antitermination factor NusB, which translates to MIYKPKAREDAFLILYQWEMKGEDPFALAEEYIRMKNIKYSERRRYVRKMVRTFMENWKEVDKILGQMVEDWDLDRLGYVERNILRVALTELMFLKVKNPKQAIFDYVKLTLKYAGKTPARFVNGVLGRFLRDKLSFA; encoded by the coding sequence ATGATATACAAGCCGAAAGCAAGGGAGGACGCTTTCCTCATTCTGTACCAATGGGAGATGAAGGGTGAGGATCCTTTCGCTTTAGCAGAGGAGTACATACGGATGAAGAACATAAAGTATTCGGAAAGGAGAAGGTACGTAAGGAAGATGGTGAGGACCTTTATGGAGAACTGGAAGGAAGTGGACAAGATCCTCGGTCAGATGGTGGAGGACTGGGATCTTGACAGATTGGGTTATGTGGAGAGAAACATACTGCGGGTAGCCCTTACAGAACTTATGTTTTTGAAAGTTAAGAACCCAAAACAGGCTATCTTTGACTACGTAAAGCTAACCCTCAAGTACGCTGGTAAAACACCGGCTCGCTTCGTTAACGGAGTGCTGGGGAGGTTCTTACGGGATAAACTCAGCTTTGCCTGA
- the panC gene encoding pantoate--beta-alanine ligase — protein sequence MPQLFRKIRELRSFIKTVRCEGNSRTIGFVPTMGYLHEGHAELIKLSKLQNDITVVSIYVNPLQFGEGEDFQRYPRDLDRDLALCGELGVDIVFAPTDEEMYPQKPQVRIEIPGLTDILEGAFRPGHFNGVAIVVLKLLHILQPDRVYFGEKDYQQLKVVQRLVEDLSVQVEVVPVPTVRDKDGLALSSRNTYLTQEERESALSIYRSFLLAQRLFSGGNRDPQVIISAVKDFISKHPHVKKIDYVDIRDEELRPVEKVEEGHRLLVAVWVGTTRLIDNWRFSHEEV from the coding sequence ATGCCACAACTGTTCAGAAAGATCCGAGAGCTCAGGAGTTTTATCAAAACTGTCAGGTGCGAGGGTAACAGCAGAACCATAGGTTTTGTCCCCACCATGGGATACCTCCACGAAGGACATGCGGAGCTCATAAAACTCTCCAAACTTCAGAACGATATAACGGTGGTAAGCATATACGTGAACCCTCTTCAGTTCGGAGAAGGAGAAGACTTCCAACGCTATCCCAGAGATTTAGACAGGGATCTGGCTCTATGTGGGGAGCTGGGAGTAGATATAGTGTTCGCACCCACTGACGAAGAGATGTATCCCCAAAAACCTCAGGTCCGCATAGAGATACCTGGTCTCACGGATATACTGGAAGGAGCCTTTAGGCCTGGACACTTCAACGGTGTAGCCATAGTGGTGCTAAAACTCTTACATATCCTTCAGCCCGACAGAGTTTACTTTGGTGAGAAAGACTACCAACAGCTTAAGGTGGTGCAGAGGTTGGTGGAGGATCTGTCGGTGCAAGTGGAAGTAGTACCGGTCCCAACTGTGAGGGACAAAGATGGCTTAGCTCTAAGTTCCAGAAACACATATCTCACACAAGAAGAAAGAGAGTCCGCCCTTTCTATCTATAGATCCTTTCTACTGGCACAGCGACTTTTTTCAGGAGGCAACAGAGATCCTCAGGTCATAATATCTGCGGTAAAAGACTTTATAAGCAAACATCCTCACGTTAAGAAGATAGACTACGTGGATATAAGGGATGAAGAGTTGAGACCTGTAGAGAAAGTGGAGGAAGGACACAGACTTTTGGTAGCTGTATGGGTAGGTACAACACGTCTCATAGACAACTGGAGGTTCAGCCATGAGGAAGTATGA
- a CDS encoding PDZ domain-containing protein, producing the protein MIGVSFAVGLGLLLGSFILLYFTHLPNLKPPLLPQEKPPIPQIKAFAPVSSPQAEDIHLLGTATGSVRMALLQVGGEAKVVYVGSSVGPYKVEEIGRYYVILAKGDVRRKLTFETTQTTPTFQDEGSLQAVVSREELNRITADPGIMFRQIRLVPFLQGNKTKGFLIEWVDPSSIFSRMGLKGGDVLLAINNQEIRSGEDAFKILQVLRNESTIKLDLLREGKLITMVLRVE; encoded by the coding sequence ATGATAGGTGTTTCCTTTGCTGTGGGCCTAGGTCTTCTGCTGGGTTCTTTTATACTCCTTTACTTTACTCACCTTCCGAATCTGAAGCCTCCCTTATTGCCCCAAGAAAAACCCCCTATACCCCAGATAAAGGCCTTTGCTCCTGTATCTTCTCCTCAGGCAGAGGACATCCACCTGCTGGGTACCGCTACAGGATCTGTCCGTATGGCTCTCTTACAGGTGGGAGGAGAGGCAAAGGTGGTGTATGTAGGCTCCTCCGTGGGACCCTACAAGGTGGAAGAGATAGGTAGGTATTATGTGATCCTCGCAAAGGGTGATGTAAGAAGAAAGCTAACCTTTGAAACAACGCAAACCACTCCCACCTTTCAGGATGAAGGGTCCCTTCAGGCGGTGGTCTCCAGAGAGGAACTAAACAGGATAACGGCAGATCCGGGTATCATGTTCCGTCAAATAAGACTTGTGCCTTTCCTACAGGGAAACAAAACGAAGGGTTTCCTCATAGAGTGGGTAGATCCCTCCAGCATATTTTCCCGGATGGGGCTAAAAGGGGGTGATGTGCTTCTCGCTATAAACAACCAGGAGATAAGGAGCGGTGAGGATGCTTTTAAAATTCTTCAGGTGCTCAGAAACGAGAGCACCATAAAACTGGACCTTTTGAGAGAGGGGAAACTTATCACCATGGTTTTGAGGGTGGAGTGA
- the moaD gene encoding molybdopterin converting factor subunit 1, whose amino-acid sequence MEIFYFSVLKEKLGKDRESLEFSGKVEDLRRFLEERYPHVRDILVLCRFAVNEEYVSDHHTLRGDERVAVIPPVSGG is encoded by the coding sequence ATGGAGATTTTTTACTTTTCTGTGCTGAAAGAAAAGCTGGGAAAAGACAGGGAGAGCCTTGAGTTTTCTGGAAAGGTAGAAGATCTGCGAAGGTTTCTGGAGGAGAGGTATCCCCATGTGAGGGACATACTGGTCCTCTGTAGGTTCGCCGTCAATGAGGAGTATGTATCTGATCACCATACACTGAGAGGAGACGAAAGGGTAGCAGTCATACCACCGGTGAGCGGTGGATAA
- a CDS encoding glycosyltransferase family 9 protein has product MALVSCLFDPLLERGYRPFLLTYPPYGQIFADDDRVTVLEVKREELFSTRTLRKLTGFDLYIDLHSNPKTWLLQLMLRGRWLRYSKDSLRRRLAVWIPSFRKPYSVVKAYLKTLGTEEGRPLVKISEERLKRMRSTLGEGFITVGVGARYCKKRYPYFDKIAEILSSMGYRVIFVGDNTDAQLVKGWKGENLCGKLSLPDVMAVIKLSSLFVGNDSGLLHLARCVGTKAIQIYGGTHPTLGFSLEPTEGRFIIQGLSCQPCDIHGKGSCKYGTYQCLDIEPEKVVEVITELLHESFQ; this is encoded by the coding sequence GTGGCTTTAGTGTCTTGTCTTTTTGATCCTCTTCTTGAGAGGGGATACAGGCCCTTCCTTCTTACTTACCCACCTTACGGACAGATCTTTGCAGATGACGACAGAGTCACAGTGTTAGAGGTAAAGAGGGAGGAACTTTTCTCTACTCGCACCCTGAGAAAGCTCACCGGCTTTGACCTCTACATAGATCTCCACAGCAACCCTAAAACGTGGCTCTTACAACTGATGCTGAGGGGAAGGTGGCTTCGCTACTCTAAAGACTCACTCAGAAGGAGACTGGCCGTGTGGATTCCCTCCTTCAGGAAGCCTTACAGTGTGGTGAAAGCTTATCTGAAAACTCTGGGAACAGAGGAAGGAAGGCCTCTGGTGAAGATCTCTGAGGAGCGCCTGAAGAGGATGCGATCCACGTTGGGTGAGGGCTTTATAACGGTGGGGGTAGGTGCTCGTTACTGTAAGAAGAGGTATCCCTACTTTGATAAGATAGCCGAGATCTTATCCTCCATGGGGTACAGGGTAATCTTTGTGGGTGATAACACAGATGCGCAGTTAGTAAAGGGATGGAAGGGTGAGAATCTGTGTGGTAAGTTATCTTTGCCGGACGTGATGGCGGTTATAAAGCTGTCATCCCTTTTTGTGGGTAACGATTCGGGACTTTTGCATCTGGCCAGATGTGTGGGTACAAAAGCCATTCAGATCTACGGCGGGACACATCCCACTCTTGGTTTCTCTTTGGAACCTACAGAAGGTAGGTTCATCATTCAAGGTCTTTCGTGCCAGCCATGTGATATCCATGGTAAGGGGAGTTGTAAGTACGGCACCTATCAGTGTCTGGATATAGAACCTGAGAAGGTGGTGGAGGTGATAACGGAACTCTTACACGAGTCTTTCCAGTAA
- the aspS gene encoding aspartate--tRNA ligase: protein MKRTKYCGEIGEEDLGREVVLCGWVHRVRNHGGVIFIDLRDREGLVQVVVEESVNPEAYNVADQLRSEYVVCVKGVVRKRPPGTENPKLKTGMYEVVGYEIEVLNTCEPLPFPVEEETPVSEELRLKYRFLDLRRESMKENILFRHRSYQIIRRTLVEKGFVEVETPFLTKSTPEGARDFLVPSRLHPGKFYALPQSPQLFKQVLMVAGIDKYFQIVKCLRDEDLRADRQPEFTQVDIEMSFVDEEDVIQISEELVSNLFKELLGIDLKRPFDRISYAEVMERYGTDKPDRRFGLELVDVSQELKETHFMVFRSVLETGGVVKGMNLKGLSLSRRELDDLTKKAQELGARGLAWIKLEKGKLVSPITKFLTEGETNALLEKMGAEEGDTIVLCADSRDVVNKVLSSLRLQIAKQYGLIDEEKWDILWVVDFPLLEWDQEEGRFVSVHHPFTAPRQEDIPKLEEALRAEDPKDKIKLVSSVKARAYDLVINGEEVGGGSVRIHDPKLQKMIFDLLNISQQEAEEKFGFLLRALRYGAPPHAGIAFGLDRLLAIMRGLDSIRDVIAFPKTQKGVCPLTGAPDYVSPKQLRELHIRPVTE, encoded by the coding sequence ATGAAGAGAACTAAGTACTGCGGTGAGATAGGAGAAGAGGATCTGGGAAGAGAAGTGGTTCTGTGCGGGTGGGTCCACCGTGTGAGGAATCACGGTGGTGTCATCTTCATAGACCTGCGAGACAGAGAAGGGTTGGTGCAAGTGGTAGTGGAAGAATCAGTAAATCCAGAAGCTTACAACGTGGCCGATCAGCTAAGATCCGAGTATGTGGTGTGTGTAAAGGGTGTGGTGAGAAAAAGACCTCCCGGTACAGAGAATCCTAAGCTGAAGACAGGCATGTACGAAGTGGTGGGTTATGAGATAGAGGTTCTCAACACTTGCGAACCTCTCCCCTTCCCTGTGGAAGAAGAAACACCTGTATCGGAAGAACTCAGACTTAAGTACCGATTTTTAGACTTACGTAGAGAGAGTATGAAGGAAAACATCCTGTTCCGACACAGGTCTTATCAGATAATAAGGCGCACTTTGGTGGAGAAGGGTTTTGTGGAAGTAGAAACTCCGTTTCTTACCAAGTCCACACCCGAAGGAGCAAGAGACTTCCTGGTACCATCACGACTACACCCAGGTAAGTTTTACGCTCTTCCCCAGTCTCCCCAGCTCTTCAAACAGGTCCTTATGGTAGCAGGTATAGACAAATACTTCCAGATAGTGAAGTGTCTCAGAGACGAGGATCTAAGGGCCGACCGTCAACCTGAGTTTACCCAAGTAGACATAGAAATGTCCTTTGTAGATGAAGAAGACGTGATCCAGATAAGTGAGGAACTGGTCAGCAATCTTTTCAAGGAACTGCTGGGGATAGATCTGAAAAGACCCTTTGACAGGATTAGTTACGCAGAGGTTATGGAGCGTTACGGCACCGATAAACCTGACAGACGCTTTGGGTTAGAACTGGTGGACGTTTCCCAGGAGTTGAAAGAAACCCACTTTATGGTGTTCAGATCTGTTTTGGAAACGGGAGGAGTAGTGAAGGGAATGAACCTGAAGGGACTTTCTCTGTCCCGCAGAGAGTTGGATGATCTTACCAAAAAGGCTCAGGAACTTGGTGCCAGAGGTCTTGCGTGGATTAAGCTAGAAAAAGGAAAACTTGTCTCTCCTATAACCAAGTTTCTCACAGAGGGAGAAACTAACGCCCTCCTAGAAAAAATGGGTGCAGAGGAAGGGGATACTATAGTGCTCTGCGCAGACAGTAGAGATGTGGTGAACAAGGTCCTCTCCTCCTTGAGGCTACAGATAGCAAAACAGTACGGACTAATTGATGAGGAAAAGTGGGACATACTGTGGGTGGTAGACTTTCCCCTACTGGAGTGGGATCAAGAAGAAGGAAGGTTTGTTTCGGTACACCATCCCTTCACAGCTCCCAGACAAGAGGACATACCAAAACTGGAGGAAGCCCTAAGAGCGGAGGATCCTAAAGATAAGATCAAGCTGGTAAGCTCGGTGAAGGCAAGGGCCTACGACCTTGTTATAAACGGAGAGGAGGTAGGTGGCGGATCTGTGCGTATTCACGATCCTAAGCTTCAAAAAATGATCTTTGATCTGCTCAACATATCCCAACAGGAGGCAGAGGAAAAGTTCGGTTTCCTGCTAAGAGCTCTACGGTACGGTGCTCCACCTCACGCAGGTATAGCCTTCGGCCTTGACAGACTCCTCGCCATCATGAGAGGACTTGATTCTATAAGGGATGTTATAGCCTTCCCCAAAACCCAGAAGGGTGTTTGTCCGTTGACAGGCGCACCTGATTATGTGTCTCCCAAACAGCTTAGGGAACTCCACATAAGACCTGTTACCGAGTAA